A stretch of Henckelia pumila isolate YLH828 chromosome 4, ASM3356847v2, whole genome shotgun sequence DNA encodes these proteins:
- the LOC140863625 gene encoding glutamate dehydrogenase A, translating to MNALAATNRNFRQAARILGLDSKIERSLLIPFREIKVECTIPKDDGSLVSYVGFRVQHDNSRGPMKGGIRYHPEVDPDEVNALAQLMTWKTAVADIPYGGAKGGIGCVPKDLSTSELERLTRVFTQKIHDLIGVNTDVPAPDMGTNSQTMAWILDEYSKFHGHSPAVVTGKPVDLGGSLGRDAATGRGVVYATEALLAEHGKSITDLTFAIQGFGNVGSWAAKLIHEKGGKVVAVSDITGAVKNPNGIDIVALLQHKEATGRLSDFSGADAMNSDELLTHDCDVLIPCALGGVLNRENAGDVKAKFIIEAANHPTDPEADEILSKKGVIILPDIYANAGGVTVSYFEWVQNIQGFMWDEEKVNQELKKYMTRAFHNIKGLCKSHDCNLRMGAFTLGVNRVARATLLRGWEA from the exons ATGAATGCTCTTGCAGCTACCAATCGTAACTTCAGGCAGGCGGCTCGGATTCTTGGGTTGGACTCCAAGATTGAGAGGAGCCTTTTGATCCCATTCAGGGAAAtcaag GTGGAGTGTACGATTCCTAAGGATGATGGATCACTGGTGTCTTACGTTGGGTTTAGAGTTCAGCATGACAATTCTAGGGGACCAATGAAAGGGGGGATCAGATATCATCCAGAG GTCGATCCGGATGAGGTGAATGCTCTTGCTCAGTTAATGACTTGGAAGACTGCTGTGGCGGATATTCCCTATGGGGGAGCCAAGGGAGGAATAGGGTGTGTACCAAAAGATTTGAGCACGAGTGAGTTGGAGCGTCTTACTCGGGTCTTTACGCAAAAGATTCATGATCTTATAGGAGTCAATACCGACGTTCCGGCACCAGATATGGGCACTAATTCTCAG ACAATGGCTTGGATTTTGGATGAGTATTCGAAATTTCATGGTCACTCGCCGGCTGTTGTTACCGGGAAACCAGTT GATCTTGGTGGCTCACTCGGTAGAGATGCTGCGACAGGGCGTGGTGTCGTGTACGCAACGGAAGCATTACTTGCTGAACATGGAAAGTCGATAACGGATTTGACATTTGCCATACAA GGATTCGGAAACGTTGGATCTTGGGCTGCAAAACTCATACATGAGAAAGGTGGCAAGGTCGTTGCAGTAAGCGACATTACGGGAGCTGTAAAGAATCCAAATGGAATCGATATAGTGGCTCTGCTTCAGCACAAAGAGGCGACGGGAAGGCTATCTGATTTCAGTGGTGCTGATGCCATGAACTCGGACGAATTGCTCACTCATGATTGTGATGTTTTAATACCATGTGCCCTAGGAGGAGTTCTGAACAG AGAAAATGCCGGAGACGTTAAGGCCAAGTTCATCATAGAAGCAGCAAACCATCCTACTGATCCAGAAGCGGATGAG ATTTTGTCGAAGAAAGGAGTGATCATACTCCCTGATATATACGCAAATGCAGGAGGGGTAACAGTCAGTTATTTCGAATGGGTTCAG AACATTCAAGGGTTCATGTGGGATGAAGAGAAAGTGAATCAGGAACTTAAAAAATACATGACTAGAGCCTTCCACAATATCAAAGGCTTGTGTAAATCGCATGACTGTAACCTTCGTATGGGCGCATTTACACTCGGTGTGAATCGTGTAGCTCGTGCTACCCTACTGAGGGGTTGGGAAGCATAA